A portion of the Bufo gargarizans isolate SCDJY-AF-19 chromosome 7, ASM1485885v1, whole genome shotgun sequence genome contains these proteins:
- the MYOC gene encoding myocilin encodes MGLLTLPVFISVMLCVAQGSPQLRRANDRQGQCTYTFTVPSPREGTCTEPGEAMTAIWELQRENSAVKQDADALKIRLSLLEKVINRLLGGEGIGQSTSAPHSFTDAQIELQRLKLEKDEWESQRGSLEMAYSDLLKEKSSLEEEKQRLTERLEKVQQRQCPQVVETSRNRDQPVPSKQEPSATGSRGVAARTSSVQSRGGPSELSRWGADGVGYQELKSELTALPASRMLPEIHSASQGPEDTGTDGCGELTWLGEPTTYRKADNIAGKYGVWMKDPEPPSPFTLDTIWRINTVGADIRQVFEYETLDGLVKGYPTKVYVVPRSMESNGAVVYKGSLYYVRRKSRILVKYDFKTETLAIQKELVNAGYHGKFPYSWGGYTDIDLAVDEMGLWAIYSTENTKGSIVISQLDPKTLEAKQSWNTTIRKQSVANAFMVCGTLYTVGSYASPTTTINFAFDTHTGVQKQTSIPFQNLYGYTSMVDYNPTEKKIYGWDNYNMVAYDVRLSKM; translated from the exons ATGGGGCTTCTTACCCTTCCTGTTTTTATTTCAGTTATGCTTTGTGTGGCGCAAGGAAGTCCCCAACTTCGAAGAGCGAATGATCGTCAAGGACAGTGCACCTACACATTCACAGTTCCAAGTCCTAGGGAAGGAACCTGCACAGAACCTGGAGAAGCAATGACAGCTATTTGGGAACTACAACGTGAAAACTCTGCTGTCAAACAAGATGCTGATGCTTTGAAAATTAGGCTGAGCTTATTGGAGAAGGTGATCAACAGGTTATTGGGAGGTGAAGGAATCGGACAATCAACTTCTGCACCCCACTCTTTCACAGATGCTCAGATAGAACTGCAGAGGCTGAAGTTGGAAAAGGATGAGTGGGAAAGTCAAAGGGGtagtttggagatggcttatTCAGACCTCCTGAAGGAGAAGTCTTCTTTGGAAGAAGAAAAACAGAGGCTAACTGAGAGGCTAGAAAAGGTGCAACAAAGGCAATGTCCTCAAGTTGTCGAGACATCTCGGAATAGAGATCAGCCAGTACCTTCAAAACAAG aacccTCTGCAACAGGAAGTCGTGGAGTGGCAGCCAGAACATCCTCAGTACAAAGCAGGGGTGGACCATCTGAAT TGTCTCGCTGGGGAGCAGACGGGGTGGGGTACCAGGAGCTGAAATCAGAGCTGACAGCACTTCCCGCTTCTAGAATGTTACCAGAAATTCACTCAGCAAGTCAAGGACCAGAGGACACGGGAACAGATG GATGTGGTGAACTTACATGGCTTGGCGAACCCACTACTTACAGAAAGGCAGATAATATAGCAGGGAAATATGGAGTTTGGATGAAAGACCCTGAACCACCATCTCCCTTTACCCTGGACACTATTTGGAGAataaatactgtgggggcagaCATACGTCAAGTTTTTGAGTATGAAACTCTTGATGGACTAGTAAAAGGCTATCCTACCAAAGTATATGTTGTACCTCGTTCCATGGAGAGCAATGGGGCCGTGGTATACAAGGGCTCTCTCTACTATGTACgcagaaaatctagaatattagtAAAATATGATTTCAAAACAGAAACGTTAGCAATCCAGAAGGAACTTGTTAACGCTGGATATCATGGTAAATTCCCTTATTCCTGGGGAGGCTATACAGATATTGATCTGGCAGTGGATGAGATGGGTTTGTGGGCGATCTATAGCACAGAGAATACTAAAGGATCTATAGTTATTTCACAGTTAGATCCCAAAACTTTGGAAGCGAAGCAGAGCTGGAACACCACAATTCGGAAGCAGTCAGTGGCTAATGCTTTCATGGTGTGTGGCACGCTGTACACGGTTGGGAGCTATGCCTCTCCAACCACCACAATCAATTTTGCTTTTGATACTCACACAGGTGTCCAGAAGCAAACTAGCATCCCATTTCAGAATCTCTATGGCTACACCAGTATGGTGGATTACAACCCTACTGAGAAAAAAATTTATGGCTGGGACAATTATAACATGGTGGCCTATGATGTTAGGCTTTCCAAAATGTGA